A single region of the Cryptomeria japonica unplaced genomic scaffold, Sugi_1.0 HiC_scaffold_829, whole genome shotgun sequence genome encodes:
- the LOC131872875 gene encoding ankyrin repeat-containing protein ITN1-like isoform X2 yields MENISRFFEACERGKINEAKDLLGQLELSSLIEEKTQDGRTCLHVAVISGNRDLLQALAEKLRDSGLINKIKKTDEQGDTALHLAVREDAVDLVKILVELDDNLFDCANKEGQTPLKLAVSLGFKEGVEILPIDGGEHHPEGKTPSNTEDDQPIVRPGDTPLHIAARNKYGHMVDLLLKVDDVKKFARNSEGKTPCEIAREVTEYHESFRIIRKLGDFRSKTKRFMYCAPQVSHKKYMKARSMVNKAYEERRNAELVVAALLATMTCAAAFTVPGGFNSESPVKEDQGSQGSSIPSLNHVHDDQGSPLLISHVSFKLFIIFDCIAFFLSLFVCIMWEMSSELTTGDKMMFMTVNSLVVCFSFGFTAFGFMSGVHAMLARKVETFSWVVLGSLIAITMCGVLAFIRQSVHFEVKRARLHRLCGVSCFVDDIVEKVWSLAERCGLLKLVRCGDDVSRDIISGQVVCCMPTPQQAVGSHNSRSSPSCCFNHV; encoded by the exons atggaGAACATATCGCGCTTCTTTGAAGCTTGTGAAAGGGGTAAAATAAACGAGGCCAAAGATCTGCTCGGACAGCTTGAACTGTCAAGCTTAATCGAAGAGAAGACTCAAGATGGAAGAACATGTTTACATGTGGCAGTAATTTCAGGAAACCGAG ATTTGTTGCAAGCGTTGGCAGAAAAACTAAGAGACTCAG GtttaatcaacaaaataaaaaagacgGATGAACAAGGAGACACGGCTTTGCATTTAGCTGTAAGGGAAGATGCCGTGGATCTGGTCAAAATTTTGGTAGAATTGGATGACAATTTGTTTGATTGTGCAAATAAAGAAGGCCAAACTCCACTAAAATTGGCTGTCAGTTTGGGATTCAAAGAAGGCGTAGAGATTTTG CCAATTGATGGAGGAGAGCACCATCCCGAGGGGAAAACTCCCTCAAATACCGAGGATGACCAGCCAATTGTTCGACCAGGGGACACACCTTTGCACATTGCAGCAAGGAACAAATATGGGCAC ATGGTTGATTTGTTGCTGAAAGTGGATGACGTGAAGAAGTTTGCCCGGAACAGTGAGGGCAAGACACCATGTGAGATTGCAAGAGAAGTCACAGAGTACCACGAATCTTTCAGGATTATAAGAAAGCTGGGAGATTTTAGAAGCAAGACTAAGCGATTCATGTACTGTGCACCACAGGTGAGCCATAAAAAGTACATGAAAGCCAGGTCAATGGTAAACAAGGCCTACGAAGAGAGACGCAATGCAGAACTAGTGGTGGCAGCGTTGTTGGCTACCATGACATGTGCCGCTGCCTTCACCGTCCCAGGTGGTTTCAATTCGGAGAGTCCTGTAAAAGAGGATCAAGGGAGCCAAGGGAGTTCTATTCCTAGCCTTAATCATGTACACGATGATCAAGGGAGCCCTCTTCTTATATCCCATGTTTCGTTTAAGCTCTTCATTATTTTTGACTGCATAGCTTTCTTTCTATCCCTCTTCGTTTGTATAATGTGGGAAATGAGCTCAGAGCTTACCACAGGGGACAAGATGATGTTCATGACTGTCAACAGTTTAGTGGTTTGCTTTAGCTTTGGATTCACCGCTTTTGGGTTTATGTCTGGAGTGCATGCCATGCTGGCCCGTAAGGTTGAGACCTTCTCTTGGGTTGTTTTGGGAAGTCTCATTGCCATTACAATGTGTGGTGTCCTTGCATTTATCCGTCAGTCGGTACACTTTGAAGTCAAGCGGGCAAGATTACACCGCCTATGCGGTGTATCTTGTTTTGTGGATGATATTGTTGAAAAGGTATGGTCTCTAGCAGAACGTTGTGGACTTCTTAAACTTGTCCGTTGTGGTGATGATGTTTCCCGTGATATAATCAGTGGGCAGGTTGTGTGCTGTATGCCGACTCCTCAACAGGCTGTTGGCTCTCACAACTCCCGCTCATCGCCCTCGTGCTGCTTCAACCATGTTTAG
- the LOC131872875 gene encoding ankyrin repeat-containing protein ITN1-like isoform X1, whose product MENISRFFEACERGKINEAKDLLGQLELSSLIEEKTQDGRTCLHVAVISGNRDLLQALAEKLRDSGLINKIKKTDEQGDTALHLAVREDAVDLVKILVELDDNLFDCANKEGQTPLKLAVSLGFKEGVEILVSHTTNALHYIVELNQVKLVEYLIRKKVLSELINQPFQPAPNPPGKENCATNASNNEGNCATNSHHVQPIDGGEHHPEGKTPSNTEDDQPIVRPGDTPLHIAARNKYGHMVDLLLKVDDVKKFARNSEGKTPCEIAREVTEYHESFRIIRKLGDFRSKTKRFMYCAPQVSHKKYMKARSMVNKAYEERRNAELVVAALLATMTCAAAFTVPGGFNSESPVKEDQGSQGSSIPSLNHVHDDQGSPLLISHVSFKLFIIFDCIAFFLSLFVCIMWEMSSELTTGDKMMFMTVNSLVVCFSFGFTAFGFMSGVHAMLARKVETFSWVVLGSLIAITMCGVLAFIRQSVHFEVKRARLHRLCGVSCFVDDIVEKVWSLAERCGLLKLVRCGDDVSRDIISGQVVCCMPTPQQAVGSHNSRSSPSCCFNHV is encoded by the exons atggaGAACATATCGCGCTTCTTTGAAGCTTGTGAAAGGGGTAAAATAAACGAGGCCAAAGATCTGCTCGGACAGCTTGAACTGTCAAGCTTAATCGAAGAGAAGACTCAAGATGGAAGAACATGTTTACATGTGGCAGTAATTTCAGGAAACCGAG ATTTGTTGCAAGCGTTGGCAGAAAAACTAAGAGACTCAG GtttaatcaacaaaataaaaaagacgGATGAACAAGGAGACACGGCTTTGCATTTAGCTGTAAGGGAAGATGCCGTGGATCTGGTCAAAATTTTGGTAGAATTGGATGACAATTTGTTTGATTGTGCAAATAAAGAAGGCCAAACTCCACTAAAATTGGCTGTCAGTTTGGGATTCAAAGAAGGCGTAGAGATTTTGGTAAGTCACACAACAAACGCCCTGCACTACATTGTGGAGCTTAACCAAGTCAAGCTTGTTGAATATTTAATTAGGAAAAAGGTATTGTCAGAACTTATCAATCAGCCTTTTCAGCCTGCCCCAAATCCTCCCGGTAAAGAAAATTGTGCTACAAATGCATCCAATAATGAAGGTAATTGTGCTACTAATTCCCACCATGTCCAGCCAATTGATGGAGGAGAGCACCATCCCGAGGGGAAAACTCCCTCAAATACCGAGGATGACCAGCCAATTGTTCGACCAGGGGACACACCTTTGCACATTGCAGCAAGGAACAAATATGGGCAC ATGGTTGATTTGTTGCTGAAAGTGGATGACGTGAAGAAGTTTGCCCGGAACAGTGAGGGCAAGACACCATGTGAGATTGCAAGAGAAGTCACAGAGTACCACGAATCTTTCAGGATTATAAGAAAGCTGGGAGATTTTAGAAGCAAGACTAAGCGATTCATGTACTGTGCACCACAGGTGAGCCATAAAAAGTACATGAAAGCCAGGTCAATGGTAAACAAGGCCTACGAAGAGAGACGCAATGCAGAACTAGTGGTGGCAGCGTTGTTGGCTACCATGACATGTGCCGCTGCCTTCACCGTCCCAGGTGGTTTCAATTCGGAGAGTCCTGTAAAAGAGGATCAAGGGAGCCAAGGGAGTTCTATTCCTAGCCTTAATCATGTACACGATGATCAAGGGAGCCCTCTTCTTATATCCCATGTTTCGTTTAAGCTCTTCATTATTTTTGACTGCATAGCTTTCTTTCTATCCCTCTTCGTTTGTATAATGTGGGAAATGAGCTCAGAGCTTACCACAGGGGACAAGATGATGTTCATGACTGTCAACAGTTTAGTGGTTTGCTTTAGCTTTGGATTCACCGCTTTTGGGTTTATGTCTGGAGTGCATGCCATGCTGGCCCGTAAGGTTGAGACCTTCTCTTGGGTTGTTTTGGGAAGTCTCATTGCCATTACAATGTGTGGTGTCCTTGCATTTATCCGTCAGTCGGTACACTTTGAAGTCAAGCGGGCAAGATTACACCGCCTATGCGGTGTATCTTGTTTTGTGGATGATATTGTTGAAAAGGTATGGTCTCTAGCAGAACGTTGTGGACTTCTTAAACTTGTCCGTTGTGGTGATGATGTTTCCCGTGATATAATCAGTGGGCAGGTTGTGTGCTGTATGCCGACTCCTCAACAGGCTGTTGGCTCTCACAACTCCCGCTCATCGCCCTCGTGCTGCTTCAACCATGTTTAG